The Alkalibaculum bacchi genomic sequence CAGTATATATAGTATGTCAAACAGATTTTAATACGAAAAAGAAAACAAAAGCTATAAGTAAATCTTATTAATAGATTTACTTATAGCCTTCATTATATTATTTTTTGGTGGAAAGTTGAAAGTGGAAATTTAGGCATCGTGCCCGAGTATCTTGCCTTTAGGCAAGTAAGGTTTTGCTGACCACCTGACCACCTTACCACCTTACCACCTTGATCTTTACACCCCAAATTTATATCTTCTAATTTGTTCTACTTTTGTATGATTAAATTTCACTTTATGTCCTGCAAGTGGAACAATCTTTTCGTGTACTGCATCTATGATTGTATCCGCTTGTGGGAAGAAGAATTCTTCTAATTCATCTATTGGAGTGATCCAGTTTCTTGAGCCTACTACTACTGGTGGTGCATCAAGATAATCAAATGCCAATTCAGAAATATTTTGTGCAAAATCATTTAAAATTGAATTTCTTTGGCATGCATCACTTGTAAGAAGAATTCGTCCTGTTTTCTTAACAGATTCAATAACAGGTTCAAAATTAAACGGAACTACGCTTCTAGCATCAATTACTTCTACAGACAGACCGTATTCTTTTTCTAATCTTTCAGCTGCTTCTATGGCTTTGTATAATGTTGCCCCAATGCTTAAAATCGTCAAATCTGTTCCTACTCTTTTAATATCTGGTTCTCCTAGTGGAATTTCATAATATTCTTCTGGAACACCACCTTCATGGAACATTTCACCAACACCATATAATCTTTGACTTTCAAAGAATACTACAGGGTCACTACCATTTAAGGCTGCATTCATAAGCCCTTTTGCATCATAAGGTGTTGCTGGGAATACCACTTTAAGGCCTGGTATATGCGCACAAAGAGATGTCCAATCTTGGGAGTGTTGTGCACCATATTTAGCTCCTACAGATGTACGAAGAACTACTGGCATCTTTAATTGTCCGGCCGTCATAGACTGCCATTTTGCCAATTGATTGAAGATCTCGTCACCTGCTCTACCCATAAAATCACAATACATTAACTCAGGTACACTTCTTCCACCTAACATTGCATATCCTACAGCAGCGCCTACAATGGCAGATTCTGAAATCGGTGTGTTAAAGAGTCTATGATATGGAATGGATTCTTCCATGTTCTTATATACACCATATGCTCCACCCCAATCTCTAAGGTCTTCTCCAAAACTAATCAATGTAGGGTCTTCGTAAAATTTATCCATGAGGGCTTCAAATACTGCATCTCTAAATTGGAATGCCTTTACAGATGGAACAGTCTTTCCATCTTTGATGCCTGCTCTTTCTTTTTTAGCTATTCTTTTCACTCTCGTATTCTCTTCTTTTGGTCCTAATACATCTGGTTCTCTAGTTGTATCCATTGATGGAATTTTTTCATTAGAAAACATATATTTTTCAATGGAATCTACTTCGTTCATTAAATCCATTCTTGGAGATACACTGTCATCAATAGATAGTTTGAATACTTCTTCAATTACCGTTTCAGCTGCTTCTTTGACTTCATCTAATTCTTTTTCTGTTGTCATTCCTGCTTCTAGTATATCGTTTCTAAAGCTTAAAATAGCATCCGCATTCTTCCACGCTTCCAGCTCTTCTTTAGATCTATATGGATTAGCATCAGAAGTAGAGTGTCCAGCGATTCGATAAGTAACTACGTCTAATAAGGCTGGACCTTCTCCTTTAACAAGGATTTCTTTTTTTCTCTTCATAGCATCAATTACTGCTAATGGATTGTATCCATCTACTCTTTCTGCATGTAATTGAGTTGGGCTGATACCTGCACCTACTCTTGCAAGGACATTGTATGCCATCGTTTCACCAACAGTTTGACCACCCATACCGTAGCCATTATTGTTGAAATTAAATAATATTGGAAGTCCGCCTTTGTGAGCTTCATCCCATAATTGTGTCAATTGATCCATAGCTGCCATATTCATAGATTCCCAAACAGGGCCGCAACCTAAAGAACCGTCTCCTGCATTTGCAATGATGATTCCATCTTGTTTATTAACTCTTCTATAAAGAGCTGCTCCAAGAGCCACAGGTGCAGATCCTCCTACAATAGCATTGTTTGGATATACGCCAAATGGAATAAAGAATGCATGCATAGAATTACCAAGACCTTGAGCAAATCCATTTTTTCTACCCAAAATTTCTGTAGCGATGCCGTAGATATAAAAGCGGGTTGCCAATTCTTTTACGCTACCTTTAAATCCTTTTTCTACTACTCTTAATTGAGCTCCATCATGTGATTTTTCCATGATTTCCATTAAATCTTTGTCCTCTAATTTTTCTAGAGCAGACATGCCTTTTGCAATTAATTCACCATGACTTCTATGGTTTCCAAACACTAAGTCGTCTTTATCTAGGATAAAAGATTGACCAACAGCAGTAGCTTCTTGTCCTAAATACAAATGAGCTGGACCTGTATAGCTGTATTTTGTTCCTCTATATTCGCCTGTTGCCCTTAAGTCTTGTAGCATGGTTTCAAATTCTCGAATCAAAATCATATCTCTGTACATATGAATTAATTCTTCTTTTGTATATTCATCTTTTACATCTTTAACTCTCTTTTGGTACTGGTTTAATTGTATCGGTTTAAAGGTAAGTTCACCTGGTTTTCTTCGTTCAACAGGATCAATATTTATACTTTTTGGCATATTTCTTCCTCCAATTTTTATCTATTTTATAGGATTTATCTTTATTTGGGGACGATGATTCTATCGTCACATACACCCATTTCAATCAACTTTTCAACTTAACAAGTTCCGCTGTCCGCCTTCTGCTTATTTACTGAAAAATTGCTTCACGGATAATTTCACTTACAGTAGGATGTGGGAATACAATCTCTTTTAAATCTTTAACGAGCATTTCTGTTTCAACCATAATTCCTCCACCATAAATGATTTCGGATGCATAGCTTCCAATCATCTGTATACCGATGATCTTATTATATTTTTTTTCTATAAGAACTTTCGTGATTCCATTGCCACCTTCATTTTCCGCCATATATCTTCCACTGTAATTCATGGAAATCTTTTTAACTTCGTAATCCAAGCCCTTGCTCTTAGCTGTTTCTTCCGTCTCTCCTACAGAAGCAACCTCTGGATTAGTATAAATTACAGAAGGAATAGCTGTATACCTCATAATATCTTTTTTACCTAGTATAGTATTCACTGCAACTTCTGCTTCACGGTAAGCTGTATGAGCTAGCATAGATTTACCATTGACATCACCTACTGCATATACGCCTGGTACATTAGTTTGGCATGTTTCATCTACTTTGACAGCTCCTCTTTCTGTAGCCAAAGATAATTTTTCTAAGCCAATATTAGCTGTATTCGCTCTCCTACCAATGCTTAAAAGTATCTTATCACTTTCCACAGTAGATTCTTTTCCGTCCATTTCATAGTAAACTACATTATCTTGTACTCTCGTAACCTTAGTACCAAGTAGGAAATTAATACCTTTTTTCTCAAGATTTCCTTTTAATATAGTACCTATTTCTATATCTGTATAGCCTCCAATACGGTCTAACATCTCTATAACAGTAACTTTACTTCCTACAGTAGCGTAATAAGATGCCATTTCAAGCCCTATTACACCGCCACCTACTACGGTCAGTTTTTTAGGAACAGATTCCAAGCTTAGTATTTCTCTATTGGTAACTACAATGCCTTTTTCAAAGGATTCTTTCACACCAGGAATTGGCGGAACAATAGCTTCTGAACCAGTGGCAATAATTAAATTAGTACAGCTGTGTTCTTCATTATTTGCTTTTATTACAAATCCCTGTGAAGTCTTTCCTATTATACTTCCTTCTCCACTAACAATCTCAACTTTGTTCTTTTTTAAAGTAGCTTGTACTCCACTTACTAAAGCTTTTACTACTTTATCTTTTCTCTTAACTACTTTTTCTTGATCGTATAAAACATTTTCACATGTTACTCCGTACTTTTGACCATCTTTTGTATATTCGTATATTTTAGCAGAGTTTAATAATGTCTTAGAAGGCACACAGCCTTCATTTAAGCACACACCGCCAATATTTTTCTTTTCAACTACCATTGTTTTAAGCCCGGCATGTCCAGCTCTCTCCGCAGCTAAATAGCCTCCAGGACCTGCCCCTAGGACAATTACATCATAATGCATTTTAAAACCTCCTATTTTGCTAATAACAAATTAAAGTTTTCTAAATTGAATTTCAATGCCTTTAAGAATCTTGCAGCTGGCGCACCATCTATGGCCCTATGATCAAATGTCAATGAAATAAACATTGCTGGGTATTCAATAAATGTACCTGCTTCTCTTTTCACTTTATACTCAATTGTTCCTACTCCTAAAATACCCGTTTGAGGTGGATTGATTACTGGTGTAAAGTTTTCAATACCAAAGCTTCCTAAATTAGAAATCGTAAAGCTAGCCCCTTGTAATTTCTTAGGATCTATATTTCCTTTTTTACATTGCTCTGCTAATTCTTTTGAATGCTTAGAGATTTCATTTAAGCTCATCTTGTTCGAGTCAAATATAGTTGGTACCATTAGTCCCTTATCTGTATCACAAGCAAAACCTAAGTGAACGCTAGAGAATATTTTTATTTGATCTTCGCCAATCATATGAGCATTTAGATTTTCAAAATCACCGACAGTTCTAGATACTGCATACATAACCATATCATTTAAAGTAATATTACCTAAACCAAATTCATCGGATCCAGATTTTACAAGTTTTCTATATTCCATTATGTTTGTAGCATCAAAAGATGCATTTAAAGTCAATTGAGCTGTAGTTTGAAGAGAATTCATCATATTCTTTGCAATAATCTTTCGAATATTAGAAAATTTCACAATCTTGTACTCTTCTTCTGTAGCTTGAGGTTGTGCAGTAGTGGTCTCAATTTTGCTTGTTTTTGCTCCATCTGTAGATAAAATTCGTCCACCTATTCCAGTAGCATGAATAGAGGATGGATCTACCTCTCCTAATCCAAGTTTTGCAGCCTTTGTCATAACTGGTCCATTATGAAGGAGGGTATACACGTCTCTTTCAATTATTCTACCTTCTGGTCCTGTTCCTACAGCATAGCCAAGGTCTGCACCTTTTGATTCTGCAAGATTTCTTGCTCTTGGTGAAACCTTTTGAATTCCATCTGGATTGACTGTTCCTTGAGCTGGCATAGTTTGTATATTATTTAGAGTGCTTTCTGTTTTAGGATCTTGAACTTCATCTGCTGTGGATTGTTCTACTGAAAAACCACTGATATCTTCGCCTTCTGGCCCTATAATACATACAGGAGTTAATACGTCACAGGCATCTCCTTCTTCGTAGAACTTTTTGAGTAATACACCTTCAAATTCTGATTCTACTTCCATAGAAGATTTATCTGTTTCAATGGTAAATAATACATCCCCTACTTTAACTGCATCTCCTACATTTCTATTCCATGTACTGATGAGATTGCTGGTTTCATTTAAACCAATTTGTGGCATTATGACGACGTTCGCTTGAGAATCTTCAGGTAACTGTGGTGTCTCTTGAGGAGCTTCTACTACAGGTTTTACCTCTTCTTCCTCTTTGGCAGAAAATAAATCTTCAATATCTTCTCCTTGTCGACCGATAATACAGACGGGAGTTAATACATCACAAGCATCTCCCTCTTCATATAATTTCTTCAGTAATACTCCCTCAAATTCTGATTCTACTTCCATAGAAGATTTATCTGTTTCAATGGTAAACAATACATCGCCCACTTTAACCATCTCGCCTACATCTTTATTCCAAGTACTAATTAGATTGCTCGTTTCATTTAAACCAATTTGCGGCATCATAACTACATTTGCCATAGTATCCCTCCTATTCAAGTTTCAATATATTTTGTGCAGTATTTTCATCAGTAATCAATACATCAATTGAACCTGTTTTTAATACCGCTTTAATAGATTTTCCTTTTTCTTCACCACTAGCGATAGCTACTACACAAGGAATTTCCTTTAAAGAATCTATTTCTATTCCAAGGACTCTATCATTTACAGAAGTCTTACATATTTGTCCATTTTCATCTACAAATCTACCAACTA encodes the following:
- a CDS encoding alpha-ketoacid dehydrogenase subunit alpha/beta, with the translated sequence MPKSINIDPVERRKPGELTFKPIQLNQYQKRVKDVKDEYTKEELIHMYRDMILIREFETMLQDLRATGEYRGTKYSYTGPAHLYLGQEATAVGQSFILDKDDLVFGNHRSHGELIAKGMSALEKLEDKDLMEIMEKSHDGAQLRVVEKGFKGSVKELATRFYIYGIATEILGRKNGFAQGLGNSMHAFFIPFGVYPNNAIVGGSAPVALGAALYRRVNKQDGIIIANAGDGSLGCGPVWESMNMAAMDQLTQLWDEAHKGGLPILFNFNNNGYGMGGQTVGETMAYNVLARVGAGISPTQLHAERVDGYNPLAVIDAMKRKKEILVKGEGPALLDVVTYRIAGHSTSDANPYRSKEELEAWKNADAILSFRNDILEAGMTTEKELDEVKEAAETVIEEVFKLSIDDSVSPRMDLMNEVDSIEKYMFSNEKIPSMDTTREPDVLGPKEENTRVKRIAKKERAGIKDGKTVPSVKAFQFRDAVFEALMDKFYEDPTLISFGEDLRDWGGAYGVYKNMEESIPYHRLFNTPISESAIVGAAVGYAMLGGRSVPELMYCDFMGRAGDEIFNQLAKWQSMTAGQLKMPVVLRTSVGAKYGAQHSQDWTSLCAHIPGLKVVFPATPYDAKGLMNAALNGSDPVVFFESQRLYGVGEMFHEGGVPEEYYEIPLGEPDIKRVGTDLTILSIGATLYKAIEAAERLEKEYGLSVEVIDARSVVPFNFEPVIESVKKTGRILLTSDACQRNSILNDFAQNISELAFDYLDAPPVVVGSRNWITPIDELEEFFFPQADTIIDAVHEKIVPLAGHKVKFNHTKVEQIRRYKFGV
- a CDS encoding 2-oxo acid dehydrogenase subunit E2, whose amino-acid sequence is MANVVMMPQIGLNETSNLISTWNKDVGEMVKVGDVLFTIETDKSSMEVESEFEGVLLKKLYEEGDACDVLTPVCIIGRQGEDIEDLFSAKEEEEVKPVVEAPQETPQLPEDSQANVVIMPQIGLNETSNLISTWNRNVGDAVKVGDVLFTIETDKSSMEVESEFEGVLLKKFYEEGDACDVLTPVCIIGPEGEDISGFSVEQSTADEVQDPKTESTLNNIQTMPAQGTVNPDGIQKVSPRARNLAESKGADLGYAVGTGPEGRIIERDVYTLLHNGPVMTKAAKLGLGEVDPSSIHATGIGGRILSTDGAKTSKIETTTAQPQATEEEYKIVKFSNIRKIIAKNMMNSLQTTAQLTLNASFDATNIMEYRKLVKSGSDEFGLGNITLNDMVMYAVSRTVGDFENLNAHMIGEDQIKIFSSVHLGFACDTDKGLMVPTIFDSNKMSLNEISKHSKELAEQCKKGNIDPKKLQGASFTISNLGSFGIENFTPVINPPQTGILGVGTIEYKVKREAGTFIEYPAMFISLTFDHRAIDGAPAARFLKALKFNLENFNLLLAK
- the lpdA gene encoding dihydrolipoyl dehydrogenase yields the protein MHYDVIVLGAGPGGYLAAERAGHAGLKTMVVEKKNIGGVCLNEGCVPSKTLLNSAKIYEYTKDGQKYGVTCENVLYDQEKVVKRKDKVVKALVSGVQATLKKNKVEIVSGEGSIIGKTSQGFVIKANNEEHSCTNLIIATGSEAIVPPIPGVKESFEKGIVVTNREILSLESVPKKLTVVGGGVIGLEMASYYATVGSKVTVIEMLDRIGGYTDIEIGTILKGNLEKKGINFLLGTKVTRVQDNVVYYEMDGKESTVESDKILLSIGRRANTANIGLEKLSLATERGAVKVDETCQTNVPGVYAVGDVNGKSMLAHTAYREAEVAVNTILGKKDIMRYTAIPSVIYTNPEVASVGETEETAKSKGLDYEVKKISMNYSGRYMAENEGGNGITKVLIEKKYNKIIGIQMIGSYASEIIYGGGIMVETEMLVKDLKEIVFPHPTVSEIIREAIFQ